From Phaeocystidibacter marisrubri, the proteins below share one genomic window:
- a CDS encoding ArnT family glycosyltransferase codes for MKDWLNHKSFWALLAAVFFLPFLGGVHLFDWDEINFAELAREMVVSGDWLKMQINYAEFTEKPPLFFWLQASSMELFGIGDYAARFPNALLGILVLPALYRLGSFLVDQKFGILWALSWFGSTLPFLYFKSGIIDPYFNFFIFTGLLFLILASWVGKEDGVQFRLSKTAMLWIGGAAIGLGILTKGPVAYLLVFLTTAVYILVKRGKMPVKLIQFIGFSAVALLTFALWFAVDFLFRGPDFLIEFTIRQWELLTTGDAGHSGFIGYHFVVLFFGCFPASIFAIQSLRKAADLPGHLRDFQLWMIILFWVVLILFSLVGTKIIHYSSMAYYPITFLSAVSIWRVVREKRSYAKWWNIGLGLVGLIMVAVSLALPYLGMHPDKLIPLLSADPFAQANMNAEVNWSAIDYLPGLIAMAVLAGYFVYRKKNFNASIKILFFGNGVWVFAALIFFVAKVESISQRANVSFFEGCVGEEVYVTTYGYKSYVPWYYGRIQPHQNEMATDGKWLLYGETDRPVRISVKINKVEEFERRVPDAVLLYEKNGFYFFERPALSK; via the coding sequence ATGAAAGATTGGTTAAATCACAAGAGTTTTTGGGCGCTACTGGCAGCAGTGTTCTTCCTTCCATTTTTAGGTGGTGTCCACTTGTTCGACTGGGATGAGATCAATTTTGCCGAGCTAGCGCGTGAAATGGTCGTTTCTGGAGATTGGCTAAAGATGCAAATCAACTATGCCGAATTTACTGAAAAACCGCCCCTTTTCTTTTGGTTACAAGCGAGTTCTATGGAACTCTTTGGAATAGGTGATTACGCCGCACGCTTCCCAAACGCCTTGCTCGGCATCCTGGTGCTTCCCGCTCTATACCGGTTGGGTTCATTTTTGGTGGATCAGAAATTCGGGATACTTTGGGCGCTTTCGTGGTTCGGCAGCACACTCCCCTTCCTCTATTTCAAAAGTGGAATTATTGATCCGTACTTCAACTTCTTCATCTTCACGGGACTTTTATTCTTGATTCTCGCTTCATGGGTGGGAAAAGAAGATGGAGTACAATTCAGACTCTCCAAAACAGCCATGCTATGGATAGGAGGTGCAGCAATCGGACTCGGCATACTCACCAAAGGACCTGTTGCCTACCTCCTTGTATTCCTCACTACGGCCGTTTACATCTTAGTTAAACGGGGAAAAATGCCCGTTAAGCTGATTCAATTCATCGGCTTTTCTGCGGTTGCACTCCTAACGTTTGCTCTGTGGTTTGCCGTTGATTTTCTCTTTAGGGGTCCCGATTTCCTCATTGAATTCACCATTCGTCAGTGGGAACTTCTAACAACCGGGGATGCGGGACACAGCGGTTTCATCGGCTATCACTTTGTGGTGTTGTTCTTCGGTTGTTTCCCTGCCAGTATTTTCGCCATTCAATCTCTCCGCAAGGCCGCTGATCTTCCTGGTCATCTACGCGATTTCCAACTCTGGATGATCATCCTATTTTGGGTCGTGTTGATTCTGTTCAGTCTGGTTGGAACCAAGATCATTCACTACAGCTCTATGGCTTATTACCCGATCACTTTCCTATCGGCAGTGAGTATCTGGCGCGTCGTTCGTGAAAAGCGCTCCTATGCCAAGTGGTGGAACATTGGGTTGGGGTTAGTTGGCCTTATCATGGTGGCTGTGAGTTTGGCTTTGCCTTACCTCGGCATGCATCCCGACAAACTCATTCCGCTACTTTCTGCCGATCCTTTTGCACAAGCCAACATGAATGCGGAGGTGAATTGGAGTGCCATCGACTATTTGCCGGGGTTGATAGCCATGGCTGTGTTGGCGGGATACTTTGTTTACAGAAAGAAAAACTTCAACGCCTCTATAAAGATCCTTTTCTTCGGGAATGGGGTTTGGGTTTTCGCGGCGCTAATCTTCTTTGTAGCCAAAGTGGAAAGCATTTCTCAACGCGCTAACGTCTCATTCTTTGAAGGCTGTGTGGGAGAGGAAGTATACGTCACCACCTACGGGTACAAATCCTACGTACCTTGGTATTATGGCCGCATTCAACCGCATCAAAACGAAATGGCAACAGATGGAAAATGGCTGCTCTATGGAGAAACCGATCGTCCCGTGCGGATTTCAGTAAAAATCAACAAGGTTGAAGAGTTTGAAAGACGGGTTCCAGACGCCGTACTTCTCTATGAAAAGAATGGGTTCTACTTCTTCGAACGCCCAGCGTTGAGTAAGTAA
- a CDS encoding M23 family metallopeptidase gives MKKTLTLLSLALSLTGFSQYREFAELAPATLEEEPLTPSFDYFLEELSVFQWEWDNHECHVDSIDLSLSEDTIHLNWVDRRHGSFQLPMNGQLRSKFGWRGSRYHYGVDLKLSTGDTIYAAFDGKIRYAQYNRGGYGNLVVIRHYNGVETYYAHLSKFLVDTNQYVRSGQAIGLGGSTGRSTGPHLHFEVRYLGNAINPEEVINFETGELISKEMDITSDVFSYKKEMRARRYHRVRSGETLSALARRYHTSVSSICRLNGISRNSIIRIGQNLRVR, from the coding sequence TTGAAAAAGACACTAACACTATTAAGCCTCGCTCTTTCGTTGACGGGCTTTTCGCAATATCGCGAATTTGCGGAGCTGGCTCCCGCTACACTGGAAGAAGAGCCGCTCACTCCTTCGTTTGATTATTTCCTAGAAGAACTTTCTGTTTTTCAATGGGAGTGGGACAATCACGAGTGCCACGTCGATTCGATTGACCTCTCACTTTCAGAAGATACCATTCACCTAAACTGGGTAGATCGTCGCCATGGAAGTTTTCAATTGCCTATGAATGGACAGTTGCGAAGCAAGTTTGGTTGGAGAGGGTCGCGCTACCACTATGGTGTTGACTTGAAGTTAAGTACAGGGGACACAATTTATGCGGCATTTGACGGTAAGATCAGATATGCACAATACAACCGCGGGGGCTATGGCAATCTCGTTGTGATTCGTCATTACAATGGAGTAGAAACTTACTACGCCCACTTGTCCAAGTTTCTAGTAGATACTAATCAATACGTTCGCTCAGGTCAGGCCATTGGTTTGGGTGGATCTACAGGAAGGTCTACGGGACCACATCTACATTTTGAGGTGAGATATCTTGGTAATGCGATCAATCCTGAAGAGGTCATCAATTTTGAAACAGGTGAATTGATTTCGAAAGAGATGGACATTACTAGTGATGTGTTCTCCTACAAGAAGGAAATGCGCGCTCGTAGATATCACCGAGTTCGCTCAGGTGAAACCTTATCCGCCTTGGCTAGAAGATACCATACTTCGGTTTCTTCCATTTGTCGACTAAATGGAATTTCGAGAAACTCCATTATTCGAATTGGACAAAATTTGAGAGTGCGGTAA
- a CDS encoding M23 family metallopeptidase yields MAKVKYYYDPRTLSYRKIERTWKDKLRNTGVFLASAFLFGVLLFFAADNIIDSPKEKRLKRDLSNMELQYEDLNRRMEELADVLDDIEYRDDNIYRVVFEAEPVPKEVRNSGFGGANRYEALEGYSHSDLLIQTTAELDQLTKRLVVQSRSFDEVMELARDKESLLAAIPAIQPVSNQDLRRIASGFGYRIHPIYKVRKLHTGLDFSAPTGTPIYATGDGKVTVARTRNGSGYGRYVQIDHGFGYETLYGHMNRVVVRRGQEVKRGDIIGYVGNSGRSTAPHLHYEVIRNGSKINPINFFYNDLSPEEYDELIEISSRSNQSFD; encoded by the coding sequence ATGGCGAAAGTCAAATATTACTATGATCCAAGAACGCTGTCTTATCGAAAGATAGAGCGCACGTGGAAAGACAAACTGAGAAATACCGGTGTATTCCTAGCTTCTGCTTTTTTGTTTGGCGTTCTCTTGTTTTTTGCTGCGGATAACATCATTGATTCCCCGAAAGAAAAACGCCTAAAGCGCGACCTCAGCAATATGGAATTGCAATATGAGGATTTGAACAGAAGGATGGAGGAACTCGCTGATGTGTTGGATGATATTGAATACCGAGACGACAACATTTATCGCGTGGTATTTGAAGCTGAACCGGTTCCGAAAGAGGTTCGCAATTCGGGTTTTGGCGGTGCGAATAGATACGAGGCTTTGGAAGGATATAGTCACAGCGACTTACTCATTCAAACCACCGCAGAGCTCGATCAACTCACCAAGCGCTTAGTGGTACAGAGTAGATCATTTGACGAAGTGATGGAATTGGCTAGAGACAAGGAATCTCTTCTCGCGGCTATTCCAGCAATCCAGCCTGTGTCCAATCAAGATTTGAGAAGAATTGCCTCGGGTTTTGGTTATCGCATCCACCCCATATACAAGGTTCGTAAGCTGCACACCGGACTCGACTTTTCAGCTCCAACAGGCACGCCGATTTACGCAACTGGCGACGGCAAGGTAACTGTCGCGAGAACGCGTAACGGCTCCGGCTATGGCCGATATGTTCAAATTGATCACGGCTTTGGATACGAAACACTTTATGGTCACATGAACCGAGTAGTGGTTCGAAGAGGTCAGGAAGTAAAACGCGGTGACATTATTGGATATGTTGGAAACTCGGGCCGATCTACCGCTCCTCACTTGCATTATGAAGTAATTCGAAACGGGAGCAAAATCAATCCGATCAACTTCTTCTATAACGATTTGTCGCCAGAAGAATACGATGAATTGATTGAGATCAGCTCACGCAGTAATCAGTCATTCGACTAA
- the alaS gene encoding alanine--tRNA ligase — translation MTAKEIRQAYMDYFKSKAHTIVPSAPIVIKNDPTLLFTNAGMNQFKDAFLGNAEAIAPRVADSQKCLRVSGKHNDLEEVGHDTYHHTMFEMLGNWSFGDYFKEDAIAWAWELLTDVFKLDKDRIYITVFEGDEGEGLASDDDARKYWLKWVSEDRILNGNKKDNFWEMGDQGPCGPSSEIHFDLRPQEDRDKVDGKSLVNMDHPEVVEIWNLVFMEFNRKADGSLERLPAQHVDTGMGFERLCMVIQGVRSNYDTDVFTPIISEIEKHSGVVKTRDHKSLVAMRVIADHIRAIAFAIADGQLPSNNGAGYVIRRILRRATRYAYSVLDMNEPFMFKLVDVLDREMGEFFPEIRSQRTLVESVIQEEESAFLRTLEQGLKRLDDIISQTQGKVVDGAKAFELYDTFGFPVDLTSLILREKEMDLDQAGFDEEMAKQKSRSRAATKMSTDDWVEIRKDAREEFIGYDRLDSTVHVAKYREVRTTKKNFYQVVLDHTPFYPEGGGQVGDKGWLSAGDEKIRVWDTKKETGMILHYVDELPERIESALKAEVESDLRRLTANNHSATHLLHEALREVLGTHVEQKGSLVNEEHLRFDFSHFQKVSESEIRQVEDLVNGKIRQNLPLEEFRNIAMEDAKDMGAMALFGEKYGDTVRAIKFGSSIELCGGTHVSATGQIGFFKIVSEGAVAAGVRRIEALTSEAADQWLRDQIDKLHAIQAELKASDPLAAVKSMKAENSDLKKALEAAQKEMAGNLKEDLLKAAEVVNGVRFIAQKVDLDAGAIKDMAFQLKAKNNDLFMLLATEGDGKVQLHLLISDALVKDKGLNAGSIVREIAKHVKGGGGGAPFFATAGGKDAGGIQAAFEAAKSYI, via the coding sequence TTGACTGCTAAAGAGATTCGCCAGGCTTACATGGACTATTTTAAGTCCAAAGCTCACACTATTGTGCCTTCTGCACCTATTGTCATCAAGAATGATCCAACCTTGCTATTTACCAATGCCGGGATGAATCAATTCAAAGACGCCTTTCTGGGTAATGCAGAGGCCATTGCCCCTCGTGTGGCAGATTCACAGAAGTGTTTGCGTGTTTCGGGAAAGCACAACGACTTGGAAGAGGTAGGTCATGATACCTATCATCACACCATGTTTGAGATGTTGGGCAACTGGAGTTTTGGCGATTACTTCAAAGAAGACGCCATTGCTTGGGCATGGGAGTTACTGACGGATGTTTTCAAACTCGATAAGGACCGCATTTACATTACCGTATTTGAGGGAGATGAAGGCGAAGGTCTCGCTTCGGATGATGATGCTCGCAAATACTGGTTGAAGTGGGTTTCGGAAGATCGAATCTTGAACGGAAACAAGAAAGACAACTTCTGGGAGATGGGTGACCAAGGTCCATGTGGGCCTTCTTCGGAAATCCACTTTGATTTGCGTCCACAAGAAGACCGCGATAAGGTAGATGGAAAGTCACTTGTGAATATGGATCACCCAGAGGTGGTTGAGATTTGGAATCTCGTATTCATGGAGTTCAATCGCAAAGCTGATGGATCACTAGAGCGACTTCCAGCACAACACGTAGATACAGGAATGGGTTTTGAACGCCTGTGTATGGTTATTCAAGGCGTACGTTCCAATTACGATACGGATGTGTTTACACCGATCATCTCGGAAATTGAGAAACATTCAGGTGTGGTGAAAACACGTGACCACAAGAGCTTGGTGGCCATGCGCGTAATAGCCGATCACATTCGAGCTATTGCCTTCGCAATAGCAGACGGTCAATTGCCTTCAAACAACGGTGCAGGTTATGTTATCCGTAGAATTTTGCGCCGTGCGACGAGATACGCCTATAGCGTATTGGATATGAACGAGCCGTTTATGTTCAAATTGGTGGATGTTCTCGACCGTGAAATGGGAGAATTCTTCCCTGAAATCAGAAGTCAGAGAACATTGGTTGAAAGTGTGATTCAAGAAGAGGAATCGGCTTTCCTTCGCACGTTGGAGCAAGGATTGAAGCGTCTAGATGATATCATTTCGCAAACCCAAGGAAAGGTGGTTGATGGCGCGAAGGCCTTTGAACTATACGACACCTTTGGATTTCCTGTGGATCTTACCAGTCTCATTCTTCGCGAGAAAGAAATGGATTTGGATCAGGCTGGTTTTGATGAGGAGATGGCAAAGCAGAAATCCAGATCAAGAGCGGCAACAAAGATGTCAACCGATGATTGGGTTGAAATTCGAAAAGATGCACGTGAAGAATTTATCGGGTATGATCGATTAGATTCTACAGTTCATGTGGCAAAATATAGAGAGGTTCGCACAACGAAGAAGAATTTCTATCAAGTAGTGTTGGACCACACACCTTTCTATCCTGAGGGTGGCGGACAAGTAGGCGATAAGGGCTGGCTTTCTGCCGGCGATGAAAAGATTCGCGTTTGGGATACGAAGAAGGAAACGGGTATGATTCTGCACTATGTAGATGAATTGCCTGAACGAATTGAATCGGCACTTAAGGCTGAGGTGGAGTCCGACTTGCGCAGACTCACGGCTAATAATCACAGTGCGACTCATCTCTTGCACGAAGCGCTGCGTGAGGTCTTGGGGACGCATGTGGAACAAAAGGGAAGCTTGGTGAACGAAGAGCATCTTCGCTTTGACTTTTCTCACTTCCAAAAAGTATCAGAAAGTGAAATTCGCCAAGTAGAAGATTTGGTGAACGGCAAGATTCGACAGAACCTACCATTGGAAGAATTCCGCAATATTGCCATGGAAGATGCGAAGGACATGGGAGCTATGGCTCTATTTGGCGAGAAGTATGGCGATACAGTTCGCGCTATCAAATTCGGATCAAGCATTGAGCTATGCGGCGGAACACACGTCAGTGCTACGGGTCAAATAGGTTTCTTCAAGATCGTTTCAGAAGGAGCGGTTGCAGCTGGTGTACGCAGAATTGAAGCTCTTACTTCAGAGGCAGCCGATCAGTGGCTTCGCGATCAGATTGACAAGCTTCACGCCATTCAAGCAGAGCTTAAGGCATCCGATCCATTGGCTGCTGTAAAGTCGATGAAGGCAGAAAATTCCGACTTGAAGAAGGCTTTAGAGGCAGCTCAGAAAGAGATGGCTGGAAACCTCAAGGAAGATTTATTGAAGGCCGCTGAGGTGGTAAACGGAGTTCGTTTTATCGCTCAAAAGGTAGACTTGGACGCTGGAGCTATCAAAGACATGGCATTCCAACTCAAGGCTAAGAACAACGACTTGTTCATGTTACTCGCTACAGAAGGAGATGGGAAAGTTCAACTTCACCTCTTGATTTCTGATGCATTGGTGAAAGATAAAGGACTCAATGCGGGTTCTATCGTTCGTGAAATTGCCAAGCATGTGAAAGGGGGAGGCGGTGGAGCTCCATTCTTCGCAACTGCAGGAGGGAAAGATGCCGGAGGAATTCAAGCTGCTTTCGAAGCGGCTAAGTCTTATATTTGA
- a CDS encoding outer membrane beta-barrel protein — MKHLTHLLLLGCMILSSWVGMAQPDKVYYTDSDIEKHYASFGIHFDPLYTHRRLFALNNADANSNYDKDNFPASGGFGYNWGGYVNFNINSSLRLGVGAGQTTINYTLEKYKYYYNGDTSSVNLKVNGVYNTFPLRIGFSTPMNDVYSLEIWIPIAYNKLVTYQESTSISGENLNEDLTEQANSDMWSVAIQVGGAFHLTDHWSVIASAQFRYFTTPMIEKANRPTETPYGAGLTFGLRYRM, encoded by the coding sequence ATGAAACATCTCACACATCTCTTACTTCTGGGTTGCATGATTCTTTCAAGTTGGGTCGGTATGGCTCAGCCAGACAAGGTCTATTACACCGATTCTGATATCGAGAAGCACTATGCAAGTTTCGGGATTCACTTCGACCCGTTGTACACACATCGTCGGTTGTTTGCTCTGAATAATGCAGACGCGAATAGCAACTATGATAAGGACAACTTTCCAGCCTCAGGAGGTTTTGGTTACAATTGGGGAGGTTATGTGAATTTCAATATCAATAGTAGTCTTCGCCTTGGTGTAGGTGCCGGACAAACAACCATCAACTATACCCTAGAGAAGTATAAGTACTATTACAACGGGGATACTTCTTCGGTTAATTTGAAGGTGAATGGGGTGTATAACACCTTCCCACTGCGTATAGGTTTTTCAACACCGATGAACGATGTGTACTCTTTGGAGATTTGGATTCCTATCGCTTACAATAAGCTTGTAACTTATCAGGAAAGCACCTCAATTTCTGGAGAAAATTTGAATGAAGATTTGACGGAACAGGCCAATTCTGACATGTGGTCTGTGGCTATTCAAGTGGGAGGTGCATTTCATTTAACTGATCATTGGTCGGTAATCGCCAGTGCTCAATTCCGCTACTTTACTACACCTATGATTGAAAAGGCCAATCGCCCTACAGAAACTCCTTATGGTGCGGGTTTGACATTTGGCTTGAGATATAGAATGTAA